Proteins from a genomic interval of Lolium perenne isolate Kyuss_39 chromosome 1, Kyuss_2.0, whole genome shotgun sequence:
- the LOC127295828 gene encoding uncharacterized protein translates to MDLARTPARRPMEPGLARRLWHVVLAVCHMLRRGLGRKRLMMDMHLLVGRGKLAGRALRGLLVHPTSGGHHIAASSSTSTMASFYGHRAREVEFSCTTTPSYPQYYGLFPFKGRGGRGRGDYGGLDAAAVARAFEMMSADVESGRATPAVAGVATATPSPMVAWILGRSPAGVRPLRVTDSPFPVVPEGGSNERVDAECDDFIQRFYEQLRLQHSVATPECS, encoded by the coding sequence ATGGATCTTGCCAGGACGCCGGCGCGGCGGCCCATGGAGCCCGGGCTGGCGCGGCGGCTGTGGCACGTCGTGCTCGCCGTCTGCCACATGCTGCGCCGCGGCCTGGGTCGCAAGCGCCTCATGATGGACATGCACCTCCTCGTCGGCCGCGGCAAGCTCGCCGGCCGTGCGCTCCGCGGCCTCCTCGTCCACCCTACCTCCGGCGGCCATCAcatcgccgcctcctcctccacctccaccatggCGTCCTTCTACGGGCACCGCGCGCGGGAGGTGGAGTTCAGCTGCACCACCACGCCATCCTACCCGCAGTACTACGGGCTCTTCCCCTTCAAGGGCCGAGGCGGGCGTGGCCGCGGCGACTACGGAGGCCTGGACGCCGCCGCGGTGGCTCGCGCGTTCGAGATGATGAGCGCCGACGTCGAGTCCGGAAGGGCCACGCCAGCGGTGGCAGGGGTGGCCACGGCGACGCCGTCCCCGATGGTGGCGTGGATCCTGGGCCGCAGCCCCGCCGGCGTCCGGCCGCTGCGCGTCACCGACTCGCCGTTCCCAGTCGTGCCGGAGGGCGGCAGCAACGAGCGCGTGGACGCCGAGTGCGACGACTTCATCCAGAGGTTCTACGAGCAGCTACGGTTGCAGCACTCCGTCGCCACGCCGGAGTGTAGCTAG